Proteins from a single region of Campylobacter concisus:
- a CDS encoding tetratricopeptide repeat protein produces MKKSILFLAFALLSLNANWDINMQECINKSNAKACESFTKKLSSECENKDKISCFIYADMLGRGLGVEKDTQKSFDIFKSLCDDRSSEACYELATKYLQGNGTEQSFDLSANALDKACKMGSKRACNVLELVPKN; encoded by the coding sequence ATGAAAAAATCCATTTTATTTTTAGCATTTGCTCTTTTATCTTTGAATGCGAACTGGGATATAAATATGCAAGAGTGTATTAATAAAAGCAACGCTAAAGCTTGCGAGAGTTTTACAAAAAAGCTTTCAAGTGAGTGTGAGAATAAAGATAAAATTTCTTGCTTTATCTATGCAGATATGCTAGGGCGTGGCCTTGGCGTAGAAAAAGATACACAAAAATCTTTTGACATATTTAAATCGCTCTGTGATGATCGCAGTAGTGAGGCTTGCTATGAGCTAGCGACAAAGTATCTTCAAGGAAATGGCACTGAGCAAAGCTTTGATCTTTCTGCAAATGCTCTTGATAAAGCTTGCAAGATGGGTAGCAAGCGAGCTTGCAACGTATTAGAGCTTGTGCCTAAAAATTAG
- a CDS encoding ABC transporter ATP-binding protein: MIDIKEVTKIFGSQRILDNVSLNVKSGEKIAILGQNGAGKSSLMRIILGEFIPNSGSIAINGVNTLKDRKRALKFISFVPQTPPPLKFNLRELCEFVCKSSNVKFEEIEKFSKLLELDLHANLNKPFYKLSGGMKQKMLIAIAFAKDSEILMFDEPTANLDVKARLSFKNLLDNFTQNKTLVFISHRIDEIANLLDRCVYMDLGKIIKEENLRSKSE, from the coding sequence TTGATAGATATAAAAGAAGTAACTAAAATTTTTGGCTCGCAAAGGATACTTGACAATGTTAGTCTAAACGTAAAATCTGGCGAAAAAATAGCAATACTTGGACAAAATGGAGCTGGCAAAAGCTCGCTCATGCGTATCATTTTGGGCGAGTTTATCCCAAATAGCGGAAGCATCGCGATAAATGGCGTAAATACTCTAAAAGATAGAAAAAGGGCTTTGAAATTTATCTCATTTGTGCCACAAACCCCACCACCGCTTAAATTTAATCTACGTGAGCTTTGTGAGTTTGTTTGCAAAAGCTCAAATGTAAAATTTGAAGAGATTGAGAAATTTAGCAAGCTTTTAGAGCTTGATCTACATGCAAATTTAAATAAGCCATTTTATAAGCTCTCTGGCGGCATGAAACAAAAGATGTTAATAGCAATCGCATTTGCTAAGGATAGTGAAATTTTGATGTTTGATGAGCCAACGGCAAATCTTGATGTAAAAGCAAGGCTTTCTTTTAAAAATTTACTTGATAACTTCACGCAAAATAAAACACTTGTTTTTATTTCACACCGTATCGATGAGATAGCAAATTTATTAGATAGATGCGTCTATATGGACCTTGGCAAGATCATCAAAGAAGAAAATTTAAGGAGCAAGAGTGAATAA
- a CDS encoding c-type cytochrome: MKVGKIITIILAVAICGIMVFMLSQTPPKKEKVATNAQPKVEQNFTKEQPKSSEEFASEDELKKVKELSLSVAKVHNEGVSKQYLTTCAPCHGANAKGVVAPDITHLSKDELLKRLADYKAGKVQNSLMKGLLTNVSDSELESLADEISKFKK, translated from the coding sequence ATGAAAGTAGGAAAGATTATAACCATTATTTTAGCAGTAGCAATTTGCGGTATTATGGTATTTATGTTAAGCCAGACTCCGCCTAAAAAGGAAAAAGTAGCAACTAATGCTCAGCCAAAAGTAGAGCAAAATTTTACAAAAGAACAGCCAAAGTCTAGTGAAGAATTTGCTAGTGAAGATGAGCTAAAAAAGGTAAAAGAACTAAGTCTAAGTGTGGCTAAAGTGCACAATGAAGGCGTTAGTAAGCAGTATCTAACAACTTGTGCTCCGTGTCATGGCGCAAATGCAAAAGGTGTCGTAGCTCCTGATATAACGCATCTAAGTAAGGATGAATTGCTTAAAAGACTAGCCGATTATAAAGCTGGCAAGGTGCAAAACTCGCTTATGAAGGGGCTACTTACAAATGTTAGTGATAGCGAGCTTGAAAGCCTTGCAGATGAAATTTCTAAATTTAAAAAGTAA
- a CDS encoding PepSY-associated TM helix domain-containing protein codes for MKFLNQKFFYKLHTYLSLLFFIPLAVVCFSGAILVYKNEINNIFIPELVNANLKAQRISLDKIKEIVAKELNDYEMVGINIDANPKRCDKIWLIEHNDSQKEWKFIYFDAFSGKIKSEPLAHDEGFFGVLTELHESLFLEKSGHIILTLTAIFTFFICISGFVIYRKFWLTLLRLRVNRLNIFMSDIHKMIGIFSTPILLLICISGVWWEFQMARMPEFKNDFVIDAKIYNKGLSLDELVARSKNDFAGFEPHFISLPFMQGANIRLFGYVKDQNFLHSEYSSILTYDKNSGELVSILDIKNANLSEEILSVFRKSHFGNYNQITKFIWFLVGISPLILSISGLYLWIKRNFKRRKNEKIFN; via the coding sequence GTGAAATTTCTAAATCAAAAATTTTTTTATAAATTGCACACTTATTTATCTCTATTATTTTTCATTCCACTTGCAGTAGTTTGTTTTAGCGGTGCTATTTTGGTTTATAAAAATGAGATAAATAATATTTTTATTCCAGAGCTTGTAAATGCTAATCTAAAAGCTCAAAGAATAAGCCTTGATAAGATAAAAGAGATTGTCGCTAAAGAGCTAAATGATTATGAGATGGTCGGTATAAATATCGATGCAAATCCTAAAAGATGTGACAAAATTTGGTTAATAGAGCACAATGACAGCCAAAAAGAGTGGAAATTTATCTATTTTGACGCTTTTAGCGGTAAGATAAAGAGCGAGCCACTCGCACATGATGAGGGCTTTTTTGGAGTTTTAACCGAGCTTCATGAGTCGCTATTTCTAGAAAAGAGCGGTCACATTATCCTTACTCTAACCGCTATTTTTACGTTTTTTATCTGCATAAGTGGTTTCGTGATTTATAGAAAATTTTGGCTGACACTACTTAGGCTTCGTGTAAATAGGCTAAATATTTTTATGAGCGACATTCATAAAATGATAGGAATTTTTTCTACGCCTATTTTACTGCTCATTTGCATAAGTGGTGTTTGGTGGGAATTTCAAATGGCACGCATGCCAGAGTTTAAAAATGACTTCGTTATAGATGCAAAAATTTATAACAAAGGCCTATCTCTTGACGAGCTGGTAGCCCGCTCAAAAAATGATTTTGCTGGCTTTGAGCCACACTTCATCTCACTGCCTTTTATGCAAGGAGCAAACATACGCCTTTTTGGCTATGTAAAAGATCAAAATTTCTTACATAGCGAATATTCAAGCATATTAACTTACGATAAAAATAGCGGCGAATTAGTAAGCATTTTGGACATAAAAAATGCAAATCTAAGCGAAGAAATTCTCTCAGTATTTAGAAAATCGCACTTTGGCAACTACAATCAAATCACAAAATTTATCTGGTTTTTAGTCGGCATTTCACCGCTTATTTTAAGCATTTCAGGGCTTTATTTGTGGATAAAAAGAAATTTTAAAAGGAGAAAAAATGAAAAAATTTTTAATTAG
- a CDS encoding DUF411 domain-containing protein — protein MKKLAFLALGFFATFVFAADMKVYKSPTCGCCTSWGEAMQKAGFSEEVIKVDDIAKVKKEFNVPLELSSCHTAIIDGYIIEGHVPADEVKRLLELKPKDVVGIAVPGMPMESQGMEQGSKAEQYDVILFKKDGSQEIFATYIGTKKLR, from the coding sequence ATGAAAAAATTAGCATTTTTGGCTCTTGGCTTTTTTGCAACATTTGTATTTGCGGCTGATATGAAGGTCTATAAAAGCCCAACTTGTGGATGTTGTACTAGCTGGGGTGAGGCGATGCAGAAGGCTGGATTTAGCGAAGAGGTCATAAAAGTAGATGATATAGCAAAAGTTAAGAAAGAATTTAACGTGCCGCTAGAGCTTTCAAGCTGCCATACAGCAATCATCGATGGATATATCATAGAAGGTCATGTCCCAGCCGATGAGGTAAAGCGCCTACTAGAGCTTAAGCCAAAAGATGTAGTTGGTATCGCAGTACCTGGCATGCCGATGGAGAGCCAAGGTATGGAGCAAGGCAGTAAAGCTGAGCAATACGATGTTATTTTATTTAAAAAAGATGGCTCACAAGAAATTTTTGCCACTTACATCGGCACAAAAAAACTAAGATAA
- a CDS encoding ABC transporter permease, whose amino-acid sequence MNNLFLIAKLDVKESFRSRWFVIYAALFSALMIGFLFSGVTDSRVLGFSGLTRALLLFIQICVIIVPIFILISTVRSINQDRDTNLLEYILSFPLSLREYYFGKALGRTFVVFVPLLFALLLCVVVGFIKGVAIPWGVLTLYFGLLFSLSIIFLSLGFFISSVIKNQETGQGMAFLLWLIMLAFIDLALIGLLMRSSVDEYVIYAIAILNPIELFRIAALSLFDPNLAVIGTASYFILSTFPKATFVAYAIIYPLALGIILLVCGYFAFSKKDLV is encoded by the coding sequence GTGAATAATCTTTTTTTAATAGCAAAGCTTGATGTAAAAGAGTCTTTTCGCTCAAGATGGTTTGTGATATATGCTGCTCTTTTTTCTGCTTTGATGATAGGATTTTTATTTAGCGGCGTGACTGATTCACGTGTACTTGGCTTTTCTGGTCTTACTAGAGCACTGCTTTTGTTTATTCAAATTTGTGTCATTATTGTGCCTATTTTTATTCTCATCTCAACCGTAAGAAGCATAAATCAAGATAGAGATACAAATTTGCTTGAATACATCCTTAGTTTCCCGCTAAGTCTTAGAGAGTATTATTTTGGCAAGGCACTGGGCCGTACATTTGTTGTTTTTGTGCCACTTTTGTTTGCTCTTTTGCTTTGCGTGGTGGTTGGCTTTATAAAAGGTGTTGCGATACCTTGGGGTGTATTAACACTTTATTTTGGGCTACTTTTTAGCTTAAGTATCATTTTTTTATCGCTTGGATTTTTTATCTCAAGCGTGATTAAAAATCAAGAGACAGGCCAAGGTATGGCGTTTTTACTCTGGCTTATAATGCTTGCATTTATTGATCTAGCATTAATTGGGCTTCTTATGCGAAGCTCGGTTGATGAGTACGTTATTTACGCTATTGCTATACTAAATCCGATAGAGCTTTTCAGGATAGCAGCACTTAGTCTTTTTGATCCAAATTTAGCAGTTATCGGTACTGCATCTTATTTTATTTTAAGCACCTTTCCAAAAGCGACATTTGTAGCTTATGCGATTATTTATCCGCTCGCACTAGGCATTATTTTGCTAGTTTGTGGCTATTTTGCCTTTAGTAAAAAAGATTTGGTTTGA
- a CDS encoding chemotaxis protein: MFKVEVIYKFCLVLVLILGLCMLAFSGVNFALGEYNEYLLNAHKIAGFLILLAATLHVINRRKKLVKLMNETMDVLTRSKNPSICNMDRIIASLEPYSITEISQILVFDEAIFCETLHKNGVKFNDASQTLRQIARMNDEKIFFVLVLIIEAKFGKRFCGELKYKRGEKLKDKKMVA; the protein is encoded by the coding sequence ATGTTTAAAGTAGAGGTTATTTATAAATTCTGTCTTGTTTTAGTTCTTATTTTGGGGCTTTGTATGCTCGCATTCTCTGGTGTAAATTTTGCGCTTGGCGAATATAATGAGTACTTACTAAATGCCCATAAAATCGCAGGTTTTTTAATATTGCTTGCTGCAACACTTCACGTTATAAATCGTAGAAAAAAACTAGTAAAGCTAATGAATGAAACAATGGATGTGCTAACGCGCAGTAAAAATCCAAGTATTTGCAACATGGACCGAATTATCGCATCGCTCGAGCCATACAGCATAACTGAAATTTCGCAAATATTGGTCTTTGACGAGGCTATTTTTTGCGAAACTTTACATAAAAATGGAGTTAAATTTAATGACGCTAGCCAAACTCTACGCCAGATCGCGCGAATGAATGACGAAAAGATATTTTTTGTGCTAGTTCTTATAATCGAGGCGAAATTTGGCAAGAGATTTTGTGGTGAGCTAAAGTACAAACGTGGCGAAAAACTTAAAGATAAAAAAATGGTTGCGTAG
- a CDS encoding molybdopterin biosynthesis protein MoeB, giving the protein MSLNFNEKGEFRFGKFNYEKARETAQNCAKFKLDNDEEETSCGGERSCYDCAFRRWSKDSFICMAQASKD; this is encoded by the coding sequence ATGAGCTTAAATTTTAACGAAAAAGGCGAGTTTAGATTTGGTAAATTTAACTATGAAAAAGCGCGAGAAACCGCCCAAAACTGCGCTAAATTTAAGCTAGATAACGACGAAGAGGAGACGAGCTGCGGCGGCGAGAGGAGCTGCTACGACTGCGCGTTTAGACGCTGGAGTAAAGATAGCTTCATCTGCATGGCACAAGCTAGCAAAGACTGA
- a CDS encoding NapH/MauN family ferredoxin-type protein, with protein MDKYNTRATIRNVSFLSTLITTTKDGKKRPSIRFWRIFSIILVHLLFVLSYRVDIQILEGDISASRIFGFHLADAFMSLQVFLATHEIHVNLIIGSLSILAFYIIFGGRGFCSWICPYSLISEIAEKIHENLRAKKIVKPRVFDTKWRYVFTILFLTLSFASASLTFEIFNVVGIFSRFIIYGYFHAIWFVVAMLMVEIFFSRRAWCRYVCPIGATYSVLAKPNAIKVSWDKEKCDHCLVCTDVCLVPHVLFMTKKGAKLDESKNIFRIAGADCTLCGRCIDVCHQDALKFDNGFKKLI; from the coding sequence ATGGACAAATATAACACTCGTGCGACGATTAGAAATGTAAGCTTTCTAAGCACGTTAATCACAACTACAAAAGATGGCAAAAAACGTCCTAGTATACGTTTTTGGCGCATATTTAGCATTATTCTAGTTCATCTTTTATTTGTGCTTTCATATAGAGTTGATATACAAATTTTAGAAGGCGACATCAGTGCCTCAAGGATATTTGGTTTTCACTTGGCAGATGCTTTTATGAGCCTGCAAGTTTTCCTGGCGACACATGAAATACATGTAAATTTAATAATCGGTTCACTTAGTATCTTGGCATTTTATATCATTTTTGGCGGTAGAGGCTTTTGCTCTTGGATCTGTCCATATTCATTAATAAGCGAAATAGCTGAGAAGATCCATGAAAATTTACGCGCTAAAAAGATAGTAAAACCACGAGTTTTTGACACAAAGTGGCGATATGTTTTTACCATTTTATTTTTAACCCTTAGCTTTGCTAGTGCAAGCCTTACATTTGAAATTTTTAATGTTGTTGGGATTTTTTCAAGATTTATTATCTATGGCTATTTTCATGCTATTTGGTTCGTTGTGGCCATGCTTATGGTTGAAATTTTCTTCTCACGTAGAGCTTGGTGTAGGTATGTCTGTCCTATCGGAGCTACTTACTCAGTGCTAGCTAAACCAAATGCTATAAAAGTTAGCTGGGATAAAGAAAAATGCGATCACTGCTTAGTTTGCACTGATGTTTGTCTAGTGCCTCACGTGCTTTTTATGACTAAAAAGGGAGCAAAGCTTGACGAGAGCAAAAATATCTTTAGGATAGCTGGCGCTGATTGCACGCTTTGTGGTAGGTGTATTGATGTGTGTCATCAAGATGCACTGAAATTTGACAACGGCTTTAAAAAACTCATATAA
- a CDS encoding c-type cytochrome → MRLMMSLVAVALLFVGCEKSDDKAQKAASEQPINVATSASIKVEKKENNQSTNKQNDFIKYDMHGEKSVKFGLEDNNVSRQIGALAMVRTPLQTINLRLIKGRLSKNFITKCSACHDDYANGIIGPSLLTKSENEIYTMINAYKNKEKVNVLMRDLVKKMDDSEIRNLAKEISDFNTQFRSK, encoded by the coding sequence ATGAGATTAATGATGTCTTTAGTGGCTGTTGCTTTGCTATTTGTCGGCTGTGAAAAGAGCGATGACAAAGCGCAAAAAGCAGCTAGCGAGCAACCAATAAATGTAGCCACGAGTGCTAGCATAAAGGTTGAAAAAAAAGAAAATAACCAAAGCACAAATAAACAAAATGACTTCATAAAATACGATATGCACGGCGAAAAGAGCGTAAAATTTGGACTTGAAGATAATAACGTAAGCCGTCAAATCGGTGCTTTAGCAATGGTAAGAACCCCTCTTCAAACTATAAATTTAAGACTTATAAAGGGCAGACTTAGCAAAAATTTCATTACAAAATGCTCAGCTTGTCACGATGATTACGCAAATGGCATCATCGGGCCATCACTTTTAACAAAAAGTGAAAATGAAATTTATACAATGATAAATGCTTATAAAAATAAAGAGAAAGTCAATGTCTTGATGCGAGATCTTGTTAAAAAAATGGATGATAGTGAAATCAGAAATTTAGCTAAAGAAATCAGTGATTTTAATACACAATTTAGGAGCAAATAA
- a CDS encoding putative transporter, translated as MFSSFFKDKKWALWAYGGAIFIILLLVYQTHLNVRINEWYKNFYDIVQNSKDHDVSEFWREIFNFIKIAMPYVVTYTVISFFASHWVFRWREAMTFRYLKFWQNCKSDIEGSSQRIQEDVYRFAKIMESLGVQVLRAIMTLIAFIPVLWELSKSVSLPYIKDIEGSLVYIALIISIGGLIISWFVGIKLPHIEYNNQKAEAAFRKELVYGEDDKSKFCQPNVMLELFTGVKLNYYKLFLHYGYFNLWLISFSQILVIVPYIIMGNGLFSGVITLGVLIQASNAFSQVRESFSVFIDNWTTITELRSVNKRLREFERNINYKA; from the coding sequence ATGTTTTCATCATTTTTTAAAGATAAAAAATGGGCACTCTGGGCTTATGGCGGAGCGATATTTATCATCTTGCTTCTTGTCTATCAAACGCACCTAAATGTCCGTATAAACGAGTGGTATAAAAATTTCTACGACATCGTGCAAAACTCAAAAGATCATGATGTAAGTGAGTTTTGGCGAGAAATTTTTAACTTTATAAAAATCGCTATGCCTTACGTCGTGACTTACACTGTGATCTCGTTTTTTGCTAGCCACTGGGTCTTTCGCTGGAGAGAGGCGATGACGTTTAGATATCTAAAATTTTGGCAAAACTGCAAAAGTGACATCGAAGGCAGTTCGCAGCGTATCCAAGAAGATGTCTACCGCTTTGCTAAAATAATGGAAAGCCTTGGCGTGCAGGTTTTAAGGGCGATCATGACGCTAATTGCCTTTATACCAGTGCTTTGGGAGCTAAGCAAGAGCGTGAGTTTGCCTTACATCAAAGATATCGAAGGCTCGCTTGTTTATATCGCTTTAATAATTAGCATCGGTGGCTTAATTATTTCGTGGTTTGTGGGCATTAAACTCCCGCATATCGAGTATAACAACCAAAAAGCAGAAGCAGCGTTTAGAAAAGAGCTAGTTTATGGCGAGGACGATAAGTCTAAATTTTGCCAGCCAAATGTCATGCTAGAGCTTTTTACGGGCGTAAAGTTAAATTATTACAAACTATTTTTGCACTATGGCTACTTTAACCTTTGGCTCATCTCTTTTTCACAAATTCTTGTCATCGTGCCTTATATCATCATGGGAAATGGCCTATTTAGCGGCGTTATAACGCTTGGTGTGCTTATACAAGCTAGCAATGCTTTTTCTCAAGTTAGAGAGAGTTTTAGCGTCTTTATCGATAACTGGACGACAATAACAGAGTTAAGATCCGTAAATAAACGTTTGAGAGAATTTGAGAGAAATATAAACTATAAGGCGTAA
- a CDS encoding M48 family metallopeptidase, which yields MKKFLLTLLATSLLFTGCSSVTKAGVVGADRKQFMLVSSEAMEQSSAQAYVKTLTAARSKGELNVDPILTKRVQDIAKRLIAQTGVFRDDALKWKWQVNVINEDTLNAWCMPGGRIVVYSGIIKRLNLTDAQLAAVMGHEIAHALREHSREQASADQMKSIGIFAIATATGLGDLGANALNLASEYTISLPFSRSHETEADHIGTELMARAGYDPKEAVEVWVKMSKMSGGKVPEILSTHPSNESRIKDLKEIAAKLEPIYQAAKKG from the coding sequence ATGAAAAAATTTTTACTTACATTGTTAGCGACTAGTTTGCTCTTCACTGGCTGCTCAAGCGTTACAAAAGCAGGCGTTGTTGGCGCTGATCGTAAGCAATTTATGTTAGTCTCATCAGAAGCTATGGAGCAAAGCTCAGCCCAAGCCTATGTCAAGACGCTAACAGCTGCTAGAAGTAAAGGCGAGCTAAATGTTGATCCGATCCTTACAAAAAGAGTTCAAGATATCGCCAAAAGGCTCATCGCTCAAACTGGCGTTTTTAGGGATGACGCTCTAAAATGGAAGTGGCAAGTAAATGTCATTAATGAAGATACGCTAAATGCTTGGTGTATGCCAGGGGGTAGGATCGTCGTTTATAGCGGCATCATCAAGAGGCTAAATTTGACAGATGCGCAGCTAGCAGCGGTCATGGGTCACGAGATTGCCCACGCGCTTAGGGAGCACAGCAGAGAGCAAGCAAGTGCTGATCAGATGAAAAGTATCGGCATCTTTGCAATAGCCACAGCTACTGGCCTTGGCGATCTTGGAGCCAATGCTCTAAATTTAGCTAGCGAATACACCATATCTCTACCATTTTCTCGCTCGCATGAGACCGAGGCTGATCACATCGGTACTGAGCTAATGGCAAGAGCTGGATATGATCCAAAAGAAGCGGTCGAAGTCTGGGTAAAAATGAGCAAGATGAGTGGCGGAAAGGTGCCTGAAATTTTAAGCACTCACCCATCAAACGAGAGTAGGATAAAAGATCTAAAAGAGATCGCAGCAAAGCTTGAGCCGATCTATCAAGCAGCCAAAAAAGGTTAG
- a CDS encoding TonB-dependent siderophore receptor, with product MKKFLISLVALNLMQPQIFASQSDKILEAIDVVESERRDDANYFAKELVKSTTRLNLTSRQTPQSLTVLTEARLKDQGIKDYQVLLRNVPGVTLNKWDERIRPTVRGFQIDYYLLDSMPSFGGFSLDANDMSLLPYERVEVVKGANGLLAGAGTPAASLNFIRKRADSKELKGNFGVSAGSYDRYGVNGDVQTPVNESGSVRARLSFMHEKSHSYMDYYNRKNSAIYGVVDSDIGDSSWLSLGAFYQELKRHGIRWGGMPAFYTDGSRTNFSKNEIFSQPWTRWDIKTLDFYADFKHYFENEASLNLSYSFRRANTDSNLLYYGGAVNLDGTGNINGLYTYANKREENIHNVDAYANIPYELANLSHEFVFGAMYNNYQKSSDKVSSYLMQKGTPAWLAYTARSRIDFKNLHLDDPKFPYEDQNNKDKTIQKAVYMANKFSLTDELKLLLGARISYYKYEIEGGKDNKNFTQEITPYLGITYDIGANHTLYASYTSIFKPQTVKDANDKYLDPIQGKDYEVGIKGEYFDGALQASLGVFKIVQDKLGINTGERNPATNAYIYEAGKGVTSKGVELDLNGEIAKGLSLSFGATHFNAKDANGEKYATDSSRSTANLFAKYEFRDFRVGAGAMHKSKIYTGKGAKEITQKGYTLANLMFGYKFAKNFDVQLNIDNLFNKKYYEGIGKNMMVYGDPRTFNLSFNYNF from the coding sequence ATGAAAAAATTTTTAATTAGTTTGGTTGCATTAAATTTGATGCAACCTCAAATTTTTGCTAGCCAAAGCGATAAAATTTTAGAAGCAATTGATGTCGTAGAAAGCGAGCGAAGAGACGACGCAAACTACTTTGCAAAAGAGCTTGTAAAGAGCACAACTAGGCTAAATTTAACCTCTCGTCAAACACCCCAATCACTAACAGTGCTAACAGAGGCTAGACTAAAAGATCAAGGCATCAAAGACTATCAGGTGCTTCTTAGAAATGTCCCTGGCGTTACGCTAAACAAATGGGACGAGCGCATACGTCCGACGGTTCGTGGATTTCAGATAGATTATTACTTGCTTGATTCGATGCCTAGCTTTGGTGGCTTTAGCCTTGACGCAAATGATATGAGCTTGCTGCCTTATGAGAGAGTTGAGGTAGTAAAAGGGGCAAATGGTCTGCTTGCAGGCGCTGGCACCCCAGCTGCAAGCTTAAATTTCATAAGAAAAAGGGCAGACTCAAAGGAGCTAAAAGGAAATTTTGGTGTAAGTGCTGGCTCATACGATAGATATGGCGTAAATGGTGATGTGCAAACGCCTGTAAATGAGAGTGGAAGCGTCAGAGCGAGGCTATCTTTTATGCATGAGAAGTCGCACTCTTATATGGATTATTACAACCGCAAAAATAGCGCGATTTATGGCGTCGTAGATAGCGACATAGGCGACAGCTCATGGCTTAGTCTTGGTGCGTTTTATCAAGAGCTAAAACGTCACGGCATTAGATGGGGCGGCATGCCAGCATTTTACACAGATGGCTCTAGGACAAATTTTAGTAAAAATGAAATTTTCTCTCAGCCTTGGACTAGGTGGGATATAAAAACACTTGATTTTTATGCTGATTTTAAGCACTACTTTGAAAATGAAGCGAGCTTAAATTTAAGCTACTCATTTAGACGAGCAAACACTGACTCAAATTTGCTCTACTACGGCGGAGCGGTAAATTTAGACGGTACTGGCAATATAAACGGTCTTTACACCTACGCAAACAAAAGAGAAGAAAATATCCACAACGTAGATGCATACGCAAATATCCCTTACGAGCTAGCAAATTTATCTCATGAGTTTGTCTTTGGTGCTATGTATAACAACTATCAAAAAAGTAGCGATAAGGTAAGTAGCTACTTGATGCAAAAGGGCACGCCAGCTTGGCTTGCTTATACAGCTAGAAGTAGGATTGATTTTAAAAACTTACATCTTGATGATCCGAAATTTCCTTACGAAGATCAAAACAATAAAGACAAAACGATACAAAAAGCCGTATATATGGCAAATAAATTCTCGCTAACTGATGAGTTAAAGCTCTTGCTTGGAGCTAGGATAAGCTACTACAAGTATGAAATCGAAGGTGGTAAAGACAATAAAAATTTTACTCAGGAGATCACGCCATATCTTGGCATCACTTATGACATCGGAGCAAACCACACTCTATATGCTAGCTACACGAGCATATTTAAACCTCAAACCGTAAAAGATGCAAATGATAAATACCTAGATCCTATTCAAGGCAAGGACTATGAAGTGGGCATTAAAGGCGAGTATTTTGACGGGGCGCTTCAAGCAAGTCTTGGTGTCTTTAAGATCGTGCAAGACAAGCTTGGTATAAACACAGGCGAGAGAAATCCAGCGACAAATGCCTACATATATGAAGCTGGCAAGGGTGTGACAAGTAAGGGTGTCGAGCTAGATCTAAACGGAGAGATCGCCAAAGGCTTAAGCCTAAGCTTTGGGGCAACGCACTTTAACGCAAAAGATGCTAATGGCGAGAAATACGCCACCGACTCATCAAGAAGTACGGCAAATTTATTTGCAAAGTATGAATTTAGGGACTTTAGAGTAGGAGCTGGAGCTATGCATAAGAGCAAAATTTACACTGGCAAGGGCGCAAAAGAGATCACGCAAAAGGGCTACACTTTGGCAAATTTGATGTTTGGATATAAATTTGCTAAGAATTTTGATGTACAGCTAAATATCGACAATCTCTTTAATAAAAAATACTATGAGGGTATCGGCAAAAACATGATGGTTTATGGCGATCCACGCACCTTTAACCTAAGCTTTAACTACAATTTTTAA